The Tenrec ecaudatus isolate mTenEca1 chromosome 4, mTenEca1.hap1, whole genome shotgun sequence region tcctcctcttcctcgtcTTCCTCCTCATCCTCCCGGTCAGTAGGCCCAAGGGCATCAGCAGTCCGGCGTGGCCCCTCCTCCCCCAGAGACTTCCGAGGCTCCAGGCAGAGCTTCTCAGGCCCTGCCTCCTCCCCATTGCTCAGTCCTGGGGTGCTGTCGGAGCTGGGGGACCCTGGAGGGGGCGGCACAGGGAGTCGGGGATCAGGGCACACACACAGATGCTCAGGAAGCACGGTGGGGTGGCGTGTGACTGTGCACACCTATGTGTGTTGTGTGGAGGGGACGGTGGGAAGCCAAAGGGTGTCATTTGAGAGCGGGCAGAGGTCAAAAGTCTCAAACCCGGAGTAGTTCAGCGCAGGGGCGGGTCACAGGTTAGGATCTGCACTGGTATCCAACATGGAGGTAGGCAGGGCGACTCAGGGAACTGGGGTAAAGGGCACGGGGGGGTTCCAGGTCGGGGGTCGGTCAGACCTGCAGCCAAGGCGGAGGCTGGCTGAGGAGACAGTGCGGGGTCTGGGTGGAGGAGGGGCCTCTAGGAGGTGAGAGGTCAGCACTAGCAGCTACAGCAGCAGGATGAGTGGGCAGATTCGGAGAGGGGGCACCACAGAATAAGGGCCAGGGGTTAACAGTTGTACCCAAAGGAGGAGAATGCGGTCCACTGAGGTCAGAGGTCAGAACTCAGCCCAGACCTTGGGGCGGTGGGCTCTGGGAGTTGAGCTGTGGAGGCTGAGGAGTTGGGAGCTGAACGGAATCATTCCCAACTGGGCCATGTGGCAGGGGGCAGGCGGGGCTAGGGCCCTGGATGAAGAGAGAGGTCATCCAGGGAGGAACCGAGGTCCCAGGGATGTCAGGGTCGGGATCCCCGGTGAGCCGCCGGGCGGCAGGGCCGGCCATACCGAGCGGGGGTGAGGAGGGCTCCCGGGTGACGGATCCCTCGCTCAGCACCGAGTTGCTCTGCTCCAGTGGCCGCTTGCGCACGGAGCTGCCGGGGACGCCGCTGCTGGGCTGGTGCCGCTTCTTGTTCTTCACCAGGATGCGGCCCATCAGGTCCTGGGGGCTGGGCAGGGGCACGCCCGGGGCCAGCTGGGGGACAGGGCCAGGTCAGGGCCCTGAGGAGCCCCGCACCGCTGCCCGCCTGCCCTGCCGCACGTCCGAGCCCCGTACCGGGTACTTGTCCAGTGGGTCAATGAGCAGCGCGTCCCCGAAGATGGCGCGGCAGTACTCGGCCATCTTGGCCTGCTGCTTGGCCCTGTGGGAGCAAGGTCGATGCGGGGGTCAGGGCAGGCCCCGCCTCGAGGTCACAGGTCACCATGGGAAGGTGGCGCCAGGCCGGCCACTCACGAGTCTACGTGGTTCTCGAAGGAGAGGATGACAGGATAGGGCGAGGTCTTGAAGGCGGCCTCGGCGATGGCCTCGAGCACATCTCGCAGGGGCACCTCCGTGGTCATGGTGAAGCCGTGCGTGATGAAGGGCTCCTCCTCGGGGGGCCGCCCCTTCCACACGTCCAGCTCCACGCAGCGGCAGCCCCACAGCAGGGCCTGGCGGTACATCTCCACCGACGAGGTCCCCGCCAGCTGCCCCGCTGTGGACAGGCCTTCGTCACTGGGCCAGCAGTGGCCCTCCCGGAGGCCGGCCCCGAACAGGGCCACGCTAGGGCCACGGAGGCCCCCTGCGGCAGCCCAGCCCAGAACCAACACAGACCAGTCCCCCGTCAGGTCAACTCCGGCCCCAGATGGTGCCGAACGGAGCTGCTCCGTGGCTGCGAAGGCCAGGACCTTTGGGATGGCCGGCACTTGCTTCCTCAGCGCCcagggtgggttcgaactgccaacctctagGTGAGCAGTCGAGCATGTCACTGTTTGCACCGTCTGGGGgctcccaccagggagggccctgACTGCCTGCATCTTGGTACTGTTTCCCCCACAACACGCTGAGCAGCGCCCTTGCCCTCTCACCCTGCCCCTGCCCGGATGGGCACCAGGCAGCTGTCCACCAGGGCTTGCCAATGGGTGGGGTGCCTCCTAGGCTCACCCTCCCATCATACCCACCCGACCCTGGGACTCATCCCCACAGCCCCAGCatgcccacttcctcctcccaccttggCCCAGAGCAGCCTCCAGTCCTACCTGCCTCGAAGCCCGACAGGTCCCGCCCTGCCTCCAATCCAATCTTTACTAGCACCTGGTATCCCTCTTCTGAAACCATCCCACCTCCCCCAAGTCTGCTCACCGCCACCCAgtgcctctctccctcccctcaggGTGCAGCCACCTTCCCGTGTACCCCCTGGTCGGGCCCTGCCCCCCGCACCCCAGCCAGGCAGCTGTTGGCTCTGGGCCTCCCACAGGCTTGTACCTGGGCAGAGCTGACCAGGGCTCCAGTCTTTCCCCAAGAAAGCCCTGCCTGACCACCCATGAGGCCGGACGGACACTCCTCTGCAGAGACGCTGTCCCCCAGACCTGACTCTGGCTCTGCCTGAACCTCGGTGCCCAACACCAGGCCCAGGAGGGCGGGCAGGGTGGCTGAAGGCAGCTGCCCACTGCTGGCTCACCTGTGAGATAGGTGTTGTGTGAGGAGTTGATGAAGTAAGAGCTCAGTGGCTGGGTCATGTCTGCGCTCAGGTCCAGGGCCTCCAGGGGCAGGATGCCGTTCTCCTCGCCACCCAGGTAGCGGCTGAAGCCCTCCATGGACATCTGGTCTGGGGGCAGGCAGGGGCGTCGGGTCAGCcagcccccgccccgccctttgccggtccctccctccctccctggcccgCCGCTGCACACCTCGCTCCAGGAACTGCTGGTTGGGTTCGTACTTTTCGATGAGGAGTCGGGCCTGTGCGGGCCGCAGCGGTGGGTATAGCACCTCGTTGAGCCTGGGGTCACGCTGCTTCTGGTTGATGAAGTCCATGAGCTGCTCCAGCGTCAGGTACGGCTTCCCCTTGGCGCCTCTGCACGGGGCGGGGAGTGGGCTGAGCCCTGCTAGCTCCCCacgcacgccccccccccccactctggcTCTCACCCCGCGGGACTTGGGTCCCTGGCACAGCTCTGCACCCACCCAGATCCAGCACCAGGGACTGGGCCTCCCGGCCTCCGTCTCCCCATCCGCTCGCTGGCCACCCAGTGCTTGGCCCGGTACCCTGGTCTATCAGCGCAGGCACGTCTGAGCCCCTCTGTCCTCACCCAGAAGGTGGGTTGATTAAGCTAGCCTACTGATGGGGGAGTTGGTTACAAATCAGGCTCAGagcagcagggtcagcagttcagacccacaggccacccgagggaaaaagatgaggttgtctgttggCACAAAGAAAACCatcctgctctgccctgcagggccacTAGGAATCTGAATGGATCCGATGGCAGCGGTTTGGGCGACCGATTAACATGAAgctgagaaccgattacaaggatctacttataacctcctccctgggggacggataacaggaaagtaggtgaagggagacgtcggacagcgtaagacatgacaaaataaaaacaatttataaattctcaagggttcgtgaggcaggcaggaagggaggggaaaaaatgaaggagctgatcccaagggctcaagtagaaagcaaatgttttgaaaatgatgatggcaacaaatgtacaaatgtgtttgacacaatggatggatggatggtgataagagttgtacgagccccccaataaaatgatttaaaataaacatataaaataccccccccaaaaaaccacgaAGCCTCTTTCTCCCCTGCTATGCATCCCACACCCCCCACAACCTGCCTACTTCCCCCCGCTGGCAGGGGCTCCGGACAAGGTCGGGGCAGTGGCAGGGGAGGGGCAAGCCCACTTACATCTCCAGCAGGATCTTGTCGATGTCTGGCCGCAGACATAGTTTGTTCAGGAACCGCTCAAAGATGTCCAAGGAGAACTCGTCGGGCCGGATGGACTCACTCTGGGGCCAGGAGTCGGGGGTGAGAATCCAGGGCAGTCGGATCCAAGGAGAGGGCAGTGTCCACCGGGACACCCTCcgcccctctccccaccacctctcgccccaccccacacacccggTTAAAATTGAGGCCACAGGACTCCAGAGCCGTCTCCACTCGCTTCTTGTCGGCAGAGAACATCTTCAAGATGCTGAAGCAGACGGAAGTGGGCAGGGTCAGGGGGTCAGAGGTCACCAAGGCTGGGGACAGGAGGGAGGATGCTGGGGCGAGGGGATGCTCACTTCTTGACTGGAATCCGCCCGTCCTGGTTCACCTGCAGCTTCAGCTTGGTGTACCTGAGAAGTTGAGAGAGGGGTCACACCTGAGGGTGGCCGCCCGCCCGTCCTGCGAGCTCCggggcacacacacacgtgtcccCAGGGTAGTCCAGGCTCACGCTTTGCGAAGGAAGGTGTTCCGAGAAGCATTCTGAGACAGTATGTTCACAGCCAGCTTAAACAGCTCGTCGGCCCACACCTAGAGGGCAGCAGATGGAGAGCGGTGAGCTGGGGGACAGCGGAGCTGACCCGGCCGCAGGCCACACCCTGCTCTGGGCAGACACAGGCTAAGAGCACAGCCCAGGGTGCAGTGGCTACTCACTACGTGACAGCTAACTCAACACCTTGGCCAGGGGCATCCCCAGGCCACCTGAGGCCCCAGCCCACCTTAGCCGTGTCATCCTGCACCGCCATGAAGTTCAGGAATGTCGTGTTCACTGGGTCTGGCCCGGCCACCACCGTGATCAACTTCTCCTCCAGCCGGGCATCCGGACCCCCCAAGCCCAGCACTTCCCGCATCTTGGGGTCCTGATAGGCAAAACAGCAGGCTgaggaggggtgccctaaccaccCCCCACAGTCCGCAAGGCCTCAACTCCATCAGTCCCGGGCATCAGCATTCACCTTGGGCAGGCGGGCATAGCGGCCCGTCCGGGTGTCCCTGATGGAGCTGATGTCCAGCGTGTCCACCTCCTATGAAAATAGATGACCGGGTAGGTCTGAGCGGCAGCTGCAGGCAAAGGCCCCAGGAGACCCCCCCCAGGCTCCTCACCCAAGTCAGGGAGTGGCCACCTCCTGGCTGGGGCCCCAGCTTTGCCCCCACCCTTAGCACTTCCTGTCTAGGGAACCGTGGGAGAGGTCACCGACAGCTGGGCCCCAGCCCCAGGGGCAGGGGGCTCCACTCGGAGTCCGGCACTGAGTGACCTAAGACCACACCCATCCTACCATGTTGGGTCCTGTCCAATACAGGAAGAAGCCATTGGTGTCCACTCGTAGAGTCACCAGGTTCCGACTGGAGATCtcctggggacaaaggagagcagGGGTGAGGGGCTGACAGATGGGGGGGGGCAGTCCTGCCACAGGCTTCAACCTTGGTTGACCCCTGATCTGTCCCTGGGCTCTGCAGTCACTGTTATCAGGAAGTCAGTTAAGACCTCTCAGTCCATAGGTCCTTCTCAGCATGCCCACTCCAGCCCCTCCCAGCCTCACCCCCAGTCTTAAGGAGCCGTCACGTGGACACTGCtctcctgcccccccaccccctcccacactCAGCTCCTTGTTCCCGGTGCTGGTGCCTTTCTGTCTCCCTGTGAAATTGGACTCACGACCTGGGGGGAGGCCTCCCCTTATCCTCCACTGGGGCTTCTTGGTTTCCCTAGAATGCTATGCAGgctggaaggacacacacacacacacatcccacagCCCCTCCCTTGAGCCTACTGTGGATGTTTACATGACAAAAGCAAAGGGGACAGCTGGCTTCCCCAGCTCTCCGCATCCCCCAGGGCCATCCAGTCCATCCCTCTGTCCGTTCCAGGACCAGCTCCCCCCAACCTACGCATCCAAACACCTCACAGTACCGCCTTACCCCTACACCACCCTGCACCTCTTAGCTGCCCTACCCAATTCTGTCTCCCCAGAACCCTCCCAGCCCCAAAGAAGAGAGACTGAGTGTCCCCAGAGGGAAAACTGACCCTTCCCACCCAACAGacagtggcctgtcctccctcaaaCAGCACTACGGCTGGTAGGGGGCAGGGAAGGGCCCGCTGTCCCCATTTTCTGTAGAGGCCGGGTCCCTGGCTCACTCCCAGGGCCACCCAGAGCGATGGAGGGACAGCAGCCGGAGGGACTATCACCGAAGGCTTGGACTCACCCTGGGCCGGAGTGACCAGGTGGTCTGCCTGGAGCCCCTCCCGGGGCCTCACCCAGGGTGCTCCCTGTGTGTTGGGCAGTTAGATCGCCCACAAACCACACGGTGCTCATTCCTCCGCCCCAAGCACTTAATACACAAGCTCCCTGAGTCCCGGGGGGTGCCGGGAAGCGGgtgctattgtttttcttttacacaccaggaaactgaggcccaggagcGTGCCCAGGGCCATGCCAGCACTTGGAGGCACGCAGTTTGGCCCCAGTGCCTCTATAGGCTCCCTGCTCCAGCCCTCCCACAATGGAGTCTGGGGCGGACCACCAGGAGACCTTACTTTTCCCTCTGGAGAAGGGGGGGGTTGCACCAGCCCTGCCCATTGTGGGGCTAACACAATAGACAGGAGGTTGATCTGGGGGCAGAGGGACTGGGAAGCCCCTGAACCAGGGCTCAAGCCGCCTCCCCTcagcacactgacacacaccacacaccatggGTGCTCAGGGCGAAGCCCCCAAGagtggatggagggaggggtGCATGCACTAGGAGGACACTGCCCCCAGTGCCTTCCCCTGTCCCTCCCCTAGGGCCTTGGCCTTCAAAGGCAGTCCAGGTCCCTGCCTCTCCAGCCCCAAGCCCTGGTcagcaccccaccctaccccacccacccccggggCCCTCTCCTGCTCCCACTTCCTTATTTGGGTTTATCACActagaaggaaaaggagaaacttTCCCCTTCGGACTggcctgggggggaggggtttcCACACGCTGTGGACAGCGGGCACCTCAGTGGCACACCTGTGCTTCAAGCCACGCCCCCCAGCCTCCCGCCCCACCCAGCCGGAAAGGAGCCGGGACTTCCAGGCCCCTGGGCCGACTGGGACGCAGCAGCAAGGAAGGGCAGGCCAAGGGGTGGAGGCCCTGGGGAAGAAGAGGCCCAGGAGGCCTGCgagaaggggggcggggagggttaGGGGGCGACGGTGAAGGCCAGGGTGGGAAGGGAGCACCTGGGAAGCACCGGGGCAGGGCAGCTAGAAAGGGTGCCAGGCTTTATTGGGGTTCAAAGTCCCCAAGTCAAGGAGTGGGGAACAAAGTTCTCCAAggatggtgggggatggggggacaaGTCTTTATTGGGGGGACTGGTGTACCCCACCCCTGAGCAGgaagttgggctgcgaaccagaaGCCGGGAGAAGCCTGTCAGTCTGATTGGAGAGAAAAAGTGAAGGCTGGGAGTGGGAAAAACAGGGAATGGGAATGGACAGCGTGGGGTCCCGGCAGCACCATCCACAAAAGGGGCGCCCCgagtcagatggggtgccaaggtcCCAAGCCAGAGCAGGTTATCCCAGGGTGGGGACCAGAGTGATGTATCAGAGAGAAGGGTGGAAGAAACAAGTGAAAGGTGGCCAGGATTTACTGGGGTTCAAACTCTCCACGCTGAGAAACGGGGAGCCAAATTTTCCAgagggccggggggtgggggagacactcAGGAGGGGGGCAAAGAAGGGACGCGTGGGGACTCAAGTTTCCGGAGTGCAGCCGGGCTGCAATGGGGGAGGCTGGGCCAGGCCAGCCTGGAGTGGGGATCCCTGGAGTCTGGTCGAGCTGGAGTGGGGGGGCCCCCCACACTCACCTCGTCCCATTTGATGAACTTACTCCCCCGCCGCAAGGTCTCCACCACGAAGGGCGGCTCCAGCTGCAGCGCGTGGACGCCGGGCCTGGCGCCCGCCATGGCCGGCTGGGGGCGGGTCGGGGGTCCGCGGGGCCCAGACGGGCACCGACGGCGCCGCTGCTCTTTCCGCGCGGCTTCCGCGCGGCCCGCTCCGGCCCCGCGGCGtcagcgcccgcccgcccgccagtCTGTCCCAGACCGACCAGCGACTCGGAGGGGCCGAGGCGGGGGCgagggcggggccggggcggggccgAGGGCGGGGCCAGGCTGGCGCCCCGCCCACCGCGCTCGGCCCGCCCGCCCCGCTCGCGCTCCCCCTGGTGGCCGGGCTGCGGCTGCCGTCCAGAGGGGCTGGGGTCCGGCCCGCGCCGCGAGCTTGGGCCTGGGGTCCGAGTCGGGGACTTGGATCCGGAAGGGCTGCTGAGAGCGCAGCGGGAAGCCGGGGTGTCCAGGGTGCTGCTGAAGGCGGCCGGAGTGGGCGAGCTAACTTTCCAGGGCGTCCGGCCGAGCAGAGACTGAGAAGGATCCGGGGGTACAGAGGCCTGCCCCCAATCCCCACTCCCGCGGCACTCAGCTGAGTGCTGGAAACGCCACTCCCAGCCCCCCTCTCCGCCCTCACTTCGCCTCACCCCTCCCGCAGCGGCGTGGTCCCCTCCCTGGGAGCACTTAGATGCTAATGGGCCTCTGCCCACAGCGCCCTCCCCTCCCTGAGGCCCTGAGAAGCTGGGCGCCTGTGGGGGACCCAGGCGCCTTCTTCCAGGGCACACCCGGGAACAGCCTCCTGCGTGTGCCACAGACCCCTCCGGCCTGAATGTGAAGGCCGCCCCCCACCCGTGGCCTCAGGCCCGAAACTGCCGGCTGTTTGTTGCCCCAGAGGGTTCAATGCCTCCTAGGCTACCTGAAGGAGGGGGGCTGTACAGTGCTGGGGGGAGCAGGTGCCCTCAAATCTTGTTCCCGGGCCGGCCAGGAGGAGGGGAACAGAACGTCCATGGGCACATGGATGGGTGGGGGCTGCAGCCCCTCCCGCAGGGCTTGGCTGGGGGGGCTCCTGCCTGGGGGCCCCTGTGGGATCCCCCCCAATATAGAGACAGTAGCGGCAGCAGGTTTAAAGTAGAACTCATCCAGAGGGGCCAGTCAAGTCACCTAGAAACCCAGAAAGAACAGAGCTGGTTCTGGGGGAGGTGGGTCAGCCAGGAAGAAGTGGTTTCCGCAGGCCCCCTCTGCCCCCAGGGTGCTCAGCAGCCCCCCCTTGAGGGGAGCTGGGCTCAGAACTGGTCAAGCTCCGGGTCCCCACCACATTAGGCACCATCTCCAACCTAGGGAATCTGGCCCCGTGGAGTGCACGATTATCTCCACTTGAGGCTCAAGAAGGGAAGGGACtggctcaaggtcacacagctgccaAGGGGGTTTCAGCTTCCAGCCTTGGCTCCCTGACCTTGAGAAGCCAAAGAAAATGAGCAGGCCCTTTCGTACTGGTTCATTCTATCACCCCACGACCCCAGGCCCCactcggggaacaaagccaggTAGAGTGGAGGCTGCCTCTTGCCACCCACAAGGACCTGGCCTCTTGGGGCCTCAGCCACTGGTGGTGGGGGAGGACTGAACGGCTGGGAGAGGTGACCCCTGGCAAAACAGCTTAGCATCCAGGAGTAGATGGGACACAGACAGGTGGGGGCATGGGGGCAGAAGGTGGCACCAGCAGGAAGTAGGTCAGCTTGGGACAGGGGGCCTGTGCAGCCAGTGCCAGGACCATAGGCCTGAGTGTGTCCCTAGATCTTGGCAGAGGGTGTCACAGAAGTGCCAGCAACAGCTGCTTGGAAAACAGGATGGGAATCTGTTTCCTGGGCTCGGCTGCTTCCCCTCCCTGTCCTCCCCATATCCCctgaggccaggccaggccccatgGCAGCCTGGAACACCCCATTAATCCTTCCTCCTCGGACATTGCCAGTCCTGGTAACTAACGGTAATGGGACTCTCAGCAGTAGGCAGTAATGGTGGAAAGGAGGCTGATTTTGCGGCCTTGAGTGAGTGAGTACTTCCCACAGGACCCTTCCTTCCCACAGGAGGCGAGGCTGTAAAGCAGCTCTGTGGTGGAAGGGAGCCTAAAAGCCCACCCAGCCGCAGAAAGTTTCGGACAAGGTTATGAGAGCTGGCCGAGGAGTGGGCGCCCCCAGCCCGGGACTCCAGCTTCATCATAGGAGGTCAACATCATCAGGAGGATGACTTGCTCGGGGCAGAGCCAGGCTTTGAACCTAGTTCTTCCCCTCcacggaagccctggtggtatcatgTTTTACGCTGGGCTGCTAGGtcgtcagcaaggtcagcagttcgaagccaccagccatgtTCCGaggaagaaaaataaggctttctattcccgtgaagagttacggtctcagaaagccacataggcacttctaccctgtgctatgggtgtgctatgagtcggaatcgactcgatggcagtgaattgagagttgaattctccccccccccccccccagctgagaGTCCAGCTGCAGAGAGGAAGGGACTAGATTAGCATGCCAGGCCTAGCCTCAAGGTGGCTGGGGAGAGAGGACAGGGAAGGGAGTTGAGGGCCCCCAGGAACATCCCACCCTGGCTCCTCCCAGCCTGCCCTGAGACCCCTCAGAGGTCAGAAGCCGATGACCCCTGGCATCTGGACAGGGCAAGCTTCCATACCAGCCCTGAGGGGAGGAGGGACTGGGCCACAGAGCTTCTTGAGGACAGAACgtggcctggcatccagggctcAGTGGTCTGCAGGCTGTGAGGTATGACTTCACCCCTCCTGTGGGtgagcacccctgagcctcaatcAATTGGGGTCTGACACACCCTGGAAGGTGAGGTAGGGGAACTTGGACTTGTGCAGAACGCTCCTCCTCTCATCTCAGGCTCTCTAGAGGAGAGACTCCCTGGGGAAAGGGTGGGCCTACCTAATCTGCAAGAGCAAGGGTCGGCTCTTCTATTTCTTCTCAGGCTGGGTGACAGGTAGCTGAGACCAGAAAGAGGGGCTGGGAACCCCGGGAGCTGTCGGGGGCTGGGTCCGAAACACTTAGCACTTCGCAGGCTCTGGACACTAAGGTTCTTGGAGCATGCTTAGGGCTATAAAGGGTGGTGAGTCGAGTGGGCCATCATGGAAGTGCCCGTGCAGGTGCTGCACAATCTTACTGGGGGATGTAGACAGGGGATAGGGAGGCAATGAGGGGCTTTGCAGTTGGGGGTCAGTTCTTCAGGATCTGCGGTGTGGTGGTTATTGAAACTTCCAAACGTGTTCTCACTGACTCTGAAGAGAAGGCGGCACAGAAATCAGTCACTCCTTCATTCATTCAATCAAGATTTATCCAGCTCCCCGAGTCTTACAAACTTCCAGGtgtggaagtgggggaggggggaacgagTTCAGGTAACTGGTCCCATGCAGGTGAGTTGATGCCCAGGAGGCAGACTGAACCACAGTCCTAAGTAGGGATCAAGGTCTAGGCCATTTGGGCCCCACGGAGCTCGGAATCCAGAAGTGGGCGAAGGAAAGCGACATGAGAGACCACTTCAAGATGCAGCCTCAAAGGGCAGAAAGCGCCGCAGGGCAAAGACCTAGAGGACAGCAAGCAGGAGACCTGGCTGGAGAACAGGTCGGGTGTGGGTCCCGGGGACGCGCTCACTACAGGGAGTCCTGTTAGCATCATCTTATCCGGAGTGCTGGCCCGGCCACTTCCCAGCTGTTGCCTGAGGTTCTGCGTTTGTTCACAGGGTGCGGAGACCCGCGCCCTGTCAAGCCCAGTGCTAGGAGGGCGCCCCGAACAAGTTGGGAGCTTTCTGGACAGAGCACGGGCGGGGGTGGGGTCGGGCGAGGACCGGCCACGCGGAGCTGGCCCCGAGAACTACTTCTCCCAGAGGGCCGCTCGCAGTCGCCATCTTGCCTGGTGGGCGGCGGCTGCCTGGGATCTAACCCTAAGGTCGCTGGGCGCCCGTTGCCCGTGAACCCCCCACTCCTACCCAGCCCTTCTGGTAGAGCGTGCATGACCCCGCTGTATAAGGCGATCGGTGATCCGGGAGGCTTCTGCCCGTCTGCCCACTCCGCGGCCCCGGGGAGCCGGGTCCACGTGCTGGATCACTCGCAGAAATCGGCTGGCCTCTCGCTGGCTGCCGACCGACGGCCCCCTGCTCCGCGGACTCGGGCTCCGCAACGCAGTGCCCACGCCCCCGCAACCCAGCCGGCCCCACTGGTGCCTTAATGGGGACCGCACACCAGGGTCACGGGGGGCGGAAATCCTGGGAGCGGGCGCTCAGAGCGCTCGCGTTTGGAGCCGGAAGGGGCAAGAGGGCGGTGGACAGACCGACGTCAAAGGCCCTAACGGCCAGTCCCTCCGCTAGCCGCGGCCGCGAGCGGGGCTGGCCCTTTAAGGGGGCGTGGTCGGGGGCGGGGCGATCCAGCGAGACAGAGAAAGCGGcttcggcggcggcggcggcggcggctcgggcggCGGCCGCGGGGGACaaagggcgggcgggcgggcggatcgcggggcggggaggggagggggcggggcgcggccaggccaggcccgggGGCTCCGCATGCTGCAGCTGCCCCCGGGTACCCCCGCCGCCGCCCGAGCCGCGGAGCCGCGCGACCCGAGCCCGCGAGCTACCCCGAGCCAGCGGCGCGGAGCCAGCCGGCGGGCGGCCGGGAGGCGGCGGCTCAGGGAGGGGCCCGGCGCGCGCACGTGGCCCCGGCGGCCGCCATGGCGGACAGCGGCCCCGCGGGGGGCGCGGCGCTGGCAGCTCCGGCGCCCGGCGCGGGCAGTGGCGGCCCGGGGCCCCGCGTCTACTTCCAGAGCCCTCCTGGGGCCGCGGGCGAGGGCCCCGGCGGCGGGGAGGACGACGGCCCAGTGAGGCGCCAAGGGAAGGTCACGGTCAAGTACGACCGCAAGGAGCTGCGGAAGCGTCTCAACCTGGAGGAGTGGATCCTGGAGCAGCTCACGCGCCTCTACGACTGTCAGGTGGGCCCCCCGCCCCGCGCTGACGCCCCAAAACCGGTCTCAGATCGGGCTGCTggggaaccccccccccaccttgagACCGCTCGGCACCCGAAGTCAATGGGCGCTCGGCTTCGCGCGCGCTTTGCGCTCTGAACTCCCCGCCCCCCGATGTCGGTTCTTTCTCGTCTGACCTGAAGTCACTCCCATCTTCCCCGTCCTACTCCGCCGGGTGGCGTGGGGCCCTGAGAAGTCCCGCGAGATATCCTGGGCTTGGACGGGGTGCTGGCCCGTGGAAGGAGGTCTACCTACCTGCCTAGCTAAAGGGCGAGC contains the following coding sequences:
- the PPP1R14B gene encoding LOW QUALITY PROTEIN: protein phosphatase 1 regulatory subunit 14B (The sequence of the model RefSeq protein was modified relative to this genomic sequence to represent the inferred CDS: deleted 2 bases in 2 codons), yielding MLQLPPGTPAAARPRSRATRARELPRASGAEPAGGRPGGGGSGRGPAAHVAPAAAMADSGPAGGAALAAPAPGAGSGGPGPRVYFQSPPGAAGEGPGGGEDDGPVRRQGKVTVKYDRKELRKRLNLEEWILEQLTRLYDCQEEEIPELEIDVDELLDMESDDTRAARVKELLVDCYKPTEAFISGLLDKIRGMQKLSTPQKK